In Candidatus Poribacteria bacterium, the following are encoded in one genomic region:
- a CDS encoding polyphosphate kinase 2 family protein, producing MELETKNIIRPGDLVNLNDYVPDFTGDYEKKSQTKRRLKKLHKQLLKLQELLYAGNQQALLIILQGMDTCGKDGTIRRVMAGINVQGCDVVSFKVPSTDELSRDFLWRAHRAVPSRGKIGIFNRSHYEDVLVVRVHDLVPESVWSQRYQQINDFEKMLVENGTVVLKFFLHISKDEQKARLESRISDPTKHWKVEESDVRERAYWDDYMGAYEVMLQKCSTDWAPWYVIPANKKWYRNLVITECIVETLRKLDMRYPEPSVDITKFTIDD from the coding sequence ATGGAACTTGAGACGAAGAATATCATCAGACCCGGCGATCTCGTCAATCTGAACGATTACGTGCCCGATTTCACGGGCGATTACGAAAAAAAAAGTCAAACGAAGCGCAGGCTGAAAAAACTCCATAAGCAACTCCTGAAACTGCAGGAACTGCTTTACGCTGGAAATCAGCAGGCACTTCTCATCATTCTGCAAGGCATGGATACATGTGGCAAGGATGGCACTATTCGGAGGGTAATGGCTGGCATCAACGTCCAAGGATGTGATGTTGTTAGCTTTAAAGTCCCTTCTACCGATGAACTTTCTCGCGATTTCTTATGGCGGGCACATAGAGCCGTTCCATCGAGAGGGAAAATCGGTATATTTAACCGCTCGCATTATGAGGATGTCCTCGTTGTTCGGGTACATGATTTGGTGCCAGAGTCGGTCTGGTCGCAGCGCTATCAGCAGATTAACGATTTTGAAAAAATGCTCGTTGAAAATGGAACGGTCGTCCTGAAATTTTTCCTTCACATCTCAAAGGATGAACAGAAAGCGCGTCTTGAATCTCGGATTAGCGATCCGACAAAACATTGGAAAGTCGAGGAATCCGATGTCCGTGAACGTGCCTATTGGGATGATTATATGGGGGCTTACGAAGTGATGCTCCAGAAATGTAGTACCGACTGGGCACCTTGGTATGTAATTCCTGCGAATAAGAAGTGGTATCGGAACCTCGTTATCACGGAATGTATCGTTGAGACGCTTAGAAAATTGGACATGCGATATCCCGAACCTTCTGTTGATATTACCAAATTCACGATTGATGATTGA
- a CDS encoding phytanoyl-CoA dioxygenase family protein, with product MISKQQLSQFEEEGYLLLSGLIPQETVTKAETAMWKMMGMEAENPDSWGHFKRPPLSGFYMEKMADGRRVELYGVTHLDVLACFTPEYLAIIKQLASRYPEIPHCKSQHPDGVWALNQFPISGSEWKCPSPHLDGGFRDLRLDPGTFRVTSLTYLTDANSHGGATVIWPEGPQRIREFRKKNPKFSNHVRDVGALFPKMDLGEPMEVVAKQGDVLFFHHLLPHCGAMNVGSTPRFAIRSMCLCLTCRKWEKKGEWNLWMP from the coding sequence ATGATTTCAAAACAGCAATTATCGCAATTTGAAGAAGAAGGCTATTTACTGCTTTCCGGATTGATTCCGCAAGAGACTGTCACAAAAGCAGAGACAGCGATGTGGAAAATGATGGGCATGGAGGCGGAGAATCCAGATTCATGGGGACATTTCAAACGTCCGCCGCTCTCTGGCTTTTATATGGAGAAAATGGCAGACGGAAGGCGTGTTGAACTTTACGGCGTTACCCATCTGGATGTCTTAGCGTGTTTTACACCTGAGTATCTCGCCATCATTAAGCAACTCGCCTCCAGATATCCAGAGATTCCACATTGTAAGAGTCAACATCCGGATGGCGTCTGGGCACTCAATCAATTTCCTATTTCGGGTTCCGAGTGGAAATGTCCGTCCCCTCACTTGGATGGCGGCTTTCGGGATTTACGGCTGGATCCTGGGACATTCCGAGTAACCAGTTTAACCTATCTTACCGATGCGAATTCACACGGCGGAGCGACTGTGATATGGCCTGAAGGTCCACAACGGATTCGAGAATTCCGTAAGAAGAACCCAAAATTTTCTAACCATGTTCGCGATGTTGGCGCGCTATTTCCAAAGATGGATTTAGGTGAACCGATGGAAGTTGTTGCCAAACAGGGAGATGTCTTGTTTTTCCATCACTTATTGCCACATTGTGGTGCAATGAATGTCGGTTCTACCCCGCGCTTTGCAATCCGATCTATGTGTTTATGCCTCACATGTCGCAAATGGGAGAAAAAAGGGGAGTGGAATCTCTGGATGCCGTGA